Proteins encoded by one window of Fictibacillus marinisediminis:
- a CDS encoding VirB4 family type IV secretion system protein, protein MKLLKKKTVQKSKTPVKQAELDQQISDETVAYQIESKPNFWDIISPDGLKINAEDYGTIKQSLGTKTFFRPFYIPRGGYPRKMQTNWLSALTSTGEVDVLIDIHKMGRTNAIKTLQKQLTMLKSNLFYQKKKGNIDQISELETKIADTEILMEEIQFGDNDFFLVGTHAVAYANSLKELNRFSEFLQDEMNGGFFTLASTWSRVKKGFLSVLPLGENHIEDSLRNMDRRALSTFSPFISGSGKYTGGIPIGVNKITGQKEFLNPFGNEEYRPDNYNSAIFGVSGSGKTLAMKLQVARGLSTAGIHYGIIDPDGEMRLLVNRLGGIYLDINEESDIIINPFALNFSDIPLDDKDDEEIELLEEDDTKEIIERDGKKYLRFVPIREKVNQSLDFLDVVVSGNNDERLNVFERNYLEEALLHIIEDLKITTHPSSLFQNDVKVVDGQILQSSVRKPEPEMLQIYTYITERYGNEPKAERIIAALKPFLRTGSKPIFDGQTFLGRGVTNSLENSRLVAFNISQLEESYLRPIGFHVIFNYLWEYFAKNINNAKKKKMIVTPELWQFVDSEQTVDFFEKVARRIRKRNGGILYDSQDFVRLLESKKARGILQNTHTLLFFKQAKIDLKKIRENFDLTDGEIDILFNNPDKGEGIFRAGKSSIWLRTDPSEEEMTFVESNQAVLDEYLKRKKMRESL, encoded by the coding sequence ATGAAATTGCTGAAAAAGAAAACAGTGCAAAAATCGAAAACGCCAGTTAAACAAGCTGAGCTGGACCAGCAAATATCAGATGAGACAGTTGCTTATCAAATAGAGTCTAAACCAAATTTCTGGGATATCATCTCCCCAGATGGTTTAAAGATTAATGCAGAAGACTATGGAACGATTAAACAGTCCCTAGGTACAAAGACATTTTTTCGCCCATTTTATATACCAAGAGGTGGCTATCCTCGGAAGATGCAGACCAACTGGTTATCAGCTTTAACTAGTACAGGAGAAGTTGATGTACTAATTGATATTCATAAAATGGGTCGTACAAATGCGATTAAAACTCTTCAAAAGCAATTAACTATGTTAAAATCAAATCTTTTTTATCAAAAGAAAAAAGGGAATATAGATCAAATTAGTGAGCTCGAGACAAAGATTGCAGACACAGAAATTTTGATGGAAGAAATCCAATTTGGTGATAATGACTTTTTCCTAGTTGGAACGCATGCTGTAGCTTATGCAAATAGTCTTAAGGAGTTAAACCGTTTTAGTGAATTTTTGCAAGATGAGATGAACGGAGGATTTTTCACCTTAGCTTCTACGTGGAGCAGGGTAAAGAAAGGTTTTCTCTCCGTTCTTCCGCTCGGGGAAAATCACATTGAAGATTCACTTAGAAACATGGATAGAAGAGCTTTATCAACATTTTCTCCCTTTATTAGCGGTAGCGGTAAGTATACCGGTGGTATTCCAATTGGAGTTAATAAAATCACAGGCCAAAAGGAGTTTTTGAATCCATTCGGTAACGAGGAATATCGACCTGATAATTATAACTCTGCAATATTTGGGGTATCAGGTAGTGGTAAAACCTTAGCAATGAAGCTACAGGTGGCCAGAGGCTTAAGTACTGCAGGCATTCACTATGGAATTATTGATCCAGATGGCGAGATGAGGCTCCTGGTTAACCGTCTGGGAGGAATTTATCTAGATATCAACGAGGAATCAGATATTATTATTAACCCGTTCGCTCTCAACTTCTCAGATATACCCTTAGATGATAAAGATGATGAAGAAATTGAGTTGTTAGAAGAAGATGATACCAAAGAAATCATTGAAAGAGACGGAAAGAAATATTTACGGTTTGTTCCCATTAGGGAAAAGGTTAATCAAAGCTTAGACTTCCTTGATGTTGTTGTGTCCGGAAACAACGATGAGAGATTAAACGTTTTTGAAAGGAATTATTTAGAAGAAGCTCTTTTACATATCATCGAGGATCTTAAGATTACGACGCATCCTTCGTCTTTATTCCAAAATGATGTGAAAGTAGTAGATGGCCAAATCCTTCAATCGTCAGTAAGGAAACCAGAGCCGGAAATGCTCCAAATTTATACTTATATCACTGAAAGATACGGGAATGAACCTAAAGCTGAACGTATAATTGCTGCATTAAAACCATTCTTACGCACAGGAAGTAAACCTATTTTCGATGGCCAAACCTTCTTAGGCCGAGGAGTTACCAATAGTCTTGAAAATTCACGCCTTGTTGCCTTTAATATCTCACAACTCGAGGAATCTTACCTAAGACCAATTGGCTTCCACGTAATTTTCAATTACTTATGGGAGTATTTTGCTAAAAACATCAATAACGCTAAGAAGAAAAAGATGATTGTAACTCCTGAGCTCTGGCAATTTGTTGATTCAGAACAAACGGTAGACTTTTTTGAAAAAGTAGCCCGAAGAATTAGGAAAAGAAACGGCGGTATTTTATATGATTCACAGGACTTCGTGCGTCTTCTTGAAAGCAAAAAGGCCCGAGGTATTCTTCAAAACACACATACTTTATTGTTTTTCAAACAAGCCAAAATAGACTTGAAAAAGATAAGAGAGAACTTTGATCTAACTGATGGTGAGATTGATATTTTATTTAACAACCCTGATAAGGGTGAAGGCATTTTCAGAGCTGGAAAGAGTTCCATATGGTTGAGAACAGATCCTTCGGAAGAAGAAATGACATTTGTTGAGTCAAACCAAGCAGTATTAGATGAGTACCTAAAGCGCAAAAAGATGAGAGAGTCATTGTAA
- a CDS encoding DUF1259 domain-containing protein → MYIRKYLKLIVFLVVVLIVDLTFPTFIHSMNLSFPNHSHLRNLLPQWKLVEKEIGKPGEMKPGEVFYVSLPRNDLKVTVKGTPIRTGLALGGWVAFKQTMVMGDLVLVEKEIQPVMTELIHQGIQVSALHNHLLGETPRIMYLHIEGHGNPVQLAKAISSGLQLTTISKNTAVKSASFPIDKQKLDKILRHKGTVSNGVYHVSIPRLEKIMENGMEIPPAMGVATSINFQPTQNGKAAITGDFVLTATEVNPVVRALRMRGIEVTALHNHMLIENPRLFFLHFWANDDPFKLANALREALNKTHST, encoded by the coding sequence ATGTATATACGGAAGTATTTGAAACTAATTGTTTTTTTAGTTGTGGTTTTGATTGTTGATCTAACATTCCCTACCTTTATTCATTCAATGAATTTGTCTTTTCCTAACCATTCGCATTTAAGAAATCTTTTACCACAATGGAAACTTGTTGAGAAAGAAATAGGAAAACCAGGTGAAATGAAGCCGGGCGAAGTCTTTTATGTCAGCCTGCCACGTAATGATTTGAAAGTAACTGTAAAGGGGACACCAATCCGCACTGGATTGGCTTTAGGAGGTTGGGTTGCTTTTAAACAAACAATGGTCATGGGCGATTTAGTCCTTGTGGAAAAAGAAATTCAGCCTGTCATGACTGAGCTAATTCATCAAGGAATTCAAGTTTCAGCACTACATAACCATTTATTAGGTGAAACGCCTCGAATTATGTATTTGCACATTGAAGGACATGGTAATCCAGTTCAATTAGCGAAAGCAATAAGTTCTGGATTACAACTAACAACAATATCAAAGAACACAGCAGTCAAATCGGCTTCCTTTCCCATTGATAAACAGAAGCTTGATAAGATCTTGAGACATAAAGGTACGGTTTCAAATGGCGTTTATCATGTAAGTATTCCCCGGTTAGAAAAAATCATGGAAAATGGCATGGAAATCCCTCCTGCTATGGGGGTTGCGACATCTATAAATTTTCAGCCGACACAAAATGGGAAAGCAGCAATAACTGGGGATTTTGTTCTAACAGCAACAGAAGTAAATCCTGTTGTTCGGGCTTTACGTATGCGTGGTATTGAAGTAACTGCCTTACATAATCACATGTTAATAGAGAATCCACGTCTGTTCTTTTTACATTTTTGGGCGAATGACGATCCTTTCAAATTAGCAAATGCGTTACGTGAAGCCCTGAATAAAACACATAGCACGTAG
- a CDS encoding PrgI family mobile element protein: MRKVTVPVDMTSEQKTILGIVSTRQLIYCLVCGALIYIVAPFGWKVGIMLSGYIGGIITTVLLAFPFAVIFLPLGFWRREKYHMFLDQYLLTKFRYKDEIGVWRKGQEPKQWMSQFRILTRRK, translated from the coding sequence ATGAGAAAAGTGACTGTTCCGGTTGATATGACATCTGAGCAAAAAACCATACTTGGGATTGTTTCTACTCGTCAACTTATTTATTGCCTGGTATGTGGAGCGTTAATTTACATAGTTGCTCCTTTTGGTTGGAAAGTAGGAATAATGTTAAGCGGATATATAGGTGGAATTATTACTACCGTACTCTTAGCTTTTCCTTTTGCTGTCATCTTTTTACCCCTTGGTTTTTGGAGAAGAGAAAAGTATCACATGTTTCTCGATCAGTATCTGCTCACAAAATTCAGATACAAAGATGAAATTGGAGTTTGGAGAAAAGGCCAAGAACCTAAACAGTGGATGTCTCAATTTAGAATTTTAACAAGGAGGAAGTAG
- a CDS encoding DUF4258 domain-containing protein, with amino-acid sequence MFEVTAMREVRKTLLSKQGYIQLGSHSKKQMNKRGYTSKDIVRSLLTGNVTGIERGHNIKLNRICPTLTVEGKDMDDNPIVVILSQEKVNGYLVVTVMPPINKARFKAVI; translated from the coding sequence ATGTTTGAGGTCACTGCAATGCGAGAGGTAAGAAAAACTTTGTTAAGTAAACAAGGCTACATTCAACTAGGGAGTCATTCTAAGAAACAAATGAACAAAAGGGGTTATACATCAAAAGATATTGTCCGCAGCCTTCTGACCGGCAATGTTACCGGTATTGAAAGGGGGCATAATATTAAGCTGAATCGAATATGCCCTACTTTAACGGTAGAAGGTAAGGATATGGATGATAACCCTATTGTGGTGATTTTGTCTCAAGAAAAAGTAAACGGTTATTTAGTTGTAACGGTAATGCCACCAATTAATAAAGCCCGCTTTAAAGCAGTTATTTAA
- a CDS encoding HAMP domain-containing sensor histidine kinase has translation MDECIKIYTRGGSVVISTHTENNAAHISIKDTGIGIPAEDVKKVFERFYRSEKSRNRKYGGSGIGLTISKQLVEAHGGTIWITSDPLQGTTVFIRLPYK, from the coding sequence ATTGACGAATGCATTAAAATTTACACCCGCGGGGGAAGTGTCGTTATATCAACGCATACAGAAAATAATGCCGCCCATATATCCATTAAAGATACGGGTATTGGCATCCCAGCTGAGGATGTCAAAAAGGTGTTTGAGCGGTTTTACCGAAGTGAAAAATCCAGGAATCGAAAATATGGAGGAAGTGGAATTGGATTGACCATATCCAAACAACTTGTGGAGGCTCATGGGGGAACAATCTGGATAACTAGTGATCCGCTTCAGGGAACTACAGTATTTATACGGTTGCCATATAAGTAA
- a CDS encoding four-helix bundle copper-binding protein, with the protein MSREQFQECIEECLACVKACNHCFNACLGEENVNMMAECIRLDRECADICSYAADAMSRNSPFAQEICSLCAQICEACGNECKKHDHDHCQKCAKACLRCAEVCRKMVT; encoded by the coding sequence GTGTCACGTGAACAGTTTCAAGAATGTATTGAAGAATGTCTAGCTTGTGTGAAGGCTTGTAATCACTGCTTTAATGCCTGTTTAGGTGAAGAAAACGTAAATATGATGGCGGAATGTATCAGACTTGATCGTGAATGTGCGGATATCTGTAGTTATGCTGCGGATGCCATGTCAAGAAACAGCCCATTCGCACAAGAGATATGCAGCCTTTGTGCACAGATCTGCGAAGCCTGTGGAAATGAGTGTAAAAAACATGATCACGACCATTGCCAGAAGTGTGCAAAAGCTTGCCTCCGTTGTGCTGAAGTCTGCCGTAAAATGGTGACCTAA
- a CDS encoding DUF4236 domain-containing protein, whose translation MRFGFRKSFKIALGVRLNVSKSGVGGKVIHQLDFVKTYPL comes from the coding sequence ATGAGATTTGGATTTAGGAAAAGTTTCAAAATAGCACTTGGTGTACGTTTGAACGTCAGTAAAAGCGGGGTCGGTGGTAAGGTTATTCACCAGTTGGACTTTGTAAAAACATACCCTCTTTGA
- a CDS encoding YdhK family protein, translating into MNIKNSLFVVILLALSLTLSACSSDEKGNEKQDMNQMNHKGMNHSGSGEVPKELKEAINPKYEVGSQAIIKASHMEGMKGAKAKIIGAYDTTAYVVSYTPTTGGKRVENHKWVIQEEIRDAGNKTLKAGTEVKLNANHMKGMKGATADIVSSEKTTVYMVDYTTTTGGEKVTNHKWVTEGELQP; encoded by the coding sequence ATGAACATAAAGAACAGCTTATTTGTAGTCATTTTGCTTGCGCTCTCACTTACTTTAAGTGCGTGTTCTAGTGATGAAAAAGGAAATGAAAAACAGGATATGAACCAAATGAACCATAAAGGTATGAACCATTCTGGTTCAGGTGAAGTTCCCAAAGAGTTAAAAGAAGCAATAAATCCAAAGTATGAGGTAGGCAGCCAAGCAATTATTAAAGCAAGCCATATGGAAGGAATGAAAGGGGCAAAAGCAAAGATCATCGGTGCTTATGATACAACCGCGTATGTCGTCTCCTATACACCAACAACTGGTGGAAAAAGGGTGGAAAATCACAAATGGGTCATCCAAGAGGAAATTAGGGATGCAGGAAATAAGACGTTAAAAGCTGGAACAGAAGTGAAACTGAATGCGAATCATATGAAGGGAATGAAAGGGGCAACTGCTGATATTGTTTCCTCTGAAAAAACAACGGTATATATGGTTGATTACACAACAACAACGGGCGGAGAAAAAGTCACGAATCATAAATGGGTAACTGAAGGCGAGTTACAACCTTAA
- a CDS encoding peptidoglycan DD-metalloendopeptidase family protein — protein sequence MALPASHPPKQEKSVVRSVAEQQAKKAASKVGRKILKKAGKVAAKVIKQVALKLVQLTGKLLVSILGGLGVPFLVIIGIILVLALVIMGVSAYSETTGDENIQPHKLSKEVYEYIQKKVDGSVDLNDPLQMAYKVPPAIIAATIQFEMMNGKGDDYKKTVDKMVEALKPEFNYQTFEEWTETKVKTCEYNQCITTSSKKKHKVSKLTDVTAWNGEQTITYKGKVSTWKKSTKETNTKETPSEKDSNTPTSMVTTSTRTKKYSKESETFDIDFTKLDTFLTSIGAEEADKKMVEFMYQFSTKLPLGFADWLDNGSGGAGFSMGNYGFDGTVIPGAGVPPQYMPIYRAAEKRFGVDWYTLAAEHYVETTFSTDHMMVSPVGAEGHFQFMPATWVGWSYDVGGGLVSKSLDITSLKVIKKGNGYGVDGNGDGKADPWNLEDSIFSAANYLSKNGYKKNPRKAIWHYNHEDWYINKILKYSQIFKDGATYVANPGSDIPLATKGSFMRPATGTVTSGFGGRWGKLHAGVDIGLGGRSNVPIVAVADGKVVRSYLSSSYGNCVIIQHNINNTQYQSLYAHMSTRFVSVNQKVKKGTQIGIMGNTGHTTGPHLHFEIHKPAWNFSKSNAINPVLVIPF from the coding sequence ATGGCACTACCCGCTTCTCACCCCCCTAAACAGGAAAAGTCCGTCGTCCGTTCGGTAGCTGAACAACAAGCTAAAAAAGCTGCAAGTAAGGTTGGACGGAAAATATTAAAAAAGGCTGGTAAAGTAGCTGCAAAAGTAATTAAACAAGTAGCTTTGAAACTGGTACAGCTGACAGGAAAATTACTTGTTAGTATCTTGGGCGGTTTGGGTGTACCTTTCTTGGTTATAATCGGGATCATCCTGGTTTTGGCTCTAGTTATCATGGGGGTAAGTGCCTACAGCGAAACAACCGGCGATGAAAACATTCAGCCACATAAGTTAAGTAAGGAAGTCTATGAATATATTCAAAAAAAGGTAGACGGTTCGGTAGATTTGAATGATCCGTTGCAAATGGCTTATAAAGTACCTCCAGCCATTATAGCTGCTACGATTCAGTTTGAAATGATGAATGGAAAGGGCGATGATTATAAAAAAACCGTAGATAAAATGGTTGAAGCACTAAAGCCAGAATTCAATTACCAAACGTTTGAGGAATGGACTGAAACTAAAGTTAAAACTTGTGAATACAATCAATGTATTACGACTTCATCTAAGAAGAAACACAAAGTTTCTAAATTAACAGACGTAACCGCATGGAATGGAGAACAAACTATTACATATAAAGGTAAAGTAAGTACTTGGAAAAAAAGTACCAAAGAAACAAATACTAAAGAAACTCCTTCAGAAAAAGATAGCAATACACCAACGAGCATGGTTACCACATCAACTCGTACCAAAAAATATAGTAAAGAGTCCGAGACCTTTGATATTGATTTCACCAAGTTGGACACCTTCTTAACCAGCATAGGAGCTGAAGAGGCTGATAAGAAAATGGTAGAGTTCATGTATCAATTTTCTACTAAGTTACCACTTGGATTTGCTGATTGGCTGGATAACGGTAGCGGGGGAGCAGGATTTAGCATGGGTAACTATGGCTTTGATGGAACCGTCATTCCTGGTGCCGGAGTACCTCCTCAATATATGCCTATTTATCGAGCAGCTGAGAAAAGGTTTGGGGTGGACTGGTATACCCTGGCTGCTGAACATTATGTAGAAACAACCTTCTCTACCGACCATATGATGGTTTCTCCTGTTGGGGCAGAGGGACATTTTCAGTTCATGCCTGCAACATGGGTTGGATGGTCATATGATGTCGGTGGAGGATTGGTTTCAAAGAGTTTAGACATTACTAGCTTAAAAGTTATCAAAAAGGGCAATGGCTATGGGGTTGACGGAAATGGGGATGGAAAAGCAGATCCTTGGAATTTGGAGGACAGCATTTTTTCAGCAGCAAATTATCTTTCTAAAAATGGTTATAAAAAGAATCCTAGAAAAGCAATATGGCATTATAACCATGAGGATTGGTATATAAACAAAATCTTAAAGTATTCTCAAATTTTTAAAGATGGGGCTACGTATGTTGCCAATCCTGGTAGTGATATACCTTTAGCAACAAAAGGCAGTTTCATGCGGCCGGCAACAGGAACAGTAACTTCAGGATTTGGAGGACGATGGGGTAAGCTTCATGCTGGTGTAGATATAGGTTTAGGTGGACGTTCTAATGTACCTATAGTGGCAGTAGCTGATGGCAAAGTAGTACGTTCCTACTTGTCTTCATCCTATGGAAACTGCGTAATAATTCAACACAATATAAACAATACACAGTATCAGAGCTTATATGCCCATATGAGCACTCGTTTTGTTTCAGTCAATCAAAAGGTTAAGAAGGGAACTCAAATTGGAATTATGGGGAATACAGGTCATACTACAGGTCCACACTTGCATTTTGAGATACATAAGCCAGCATGGAATTTCAGTAAATCAAATGCAATAAATCCCGTATTAGTCATTCCATTTTAA
- a CDS encoding response regulator transcription factor — MKTILIVDDEAKLLEVVSSYLRNEGYQTIEASTGQEAIKQIKKSPIDFVILDLMLPDIKGEEVCQLIRQEVSIPILMLTAKVKEEERINGLVLGADDYMTKPFSPRELVMRVKTILRRSNDNDLLAERISYNDGELTIDANSKEVFLKGTEVNLTPNEYKTLLVFARHPKRTFSRNELVEKVLGFDYEGDTRAIDQHIKNLRHKIESNPKNPHYIQTVFGVGYKFKGTSYED, encoded by the coding sequence ATGAAAACGATTTTGATTGTGGATGACGAAGCAAAATTACTTGAAGTTGTTTCGTCTTACCTACGTAACGAGGGTTATCAAACGATCGAGGCCTCAACTGGACAAGAAGCGATCAAACAAATAAAGAAAAGTCCCATTGATTTTGTCATCTTAGATCTCATGCTACCTGATATTAAAGGAGAAGAAGTTTGTCAACTTATCAGGCAAGAGGTTTCGATTCCGATTTTAATGCTAACCGCAAAAGTGAAGGAAGAGGAGCGTATTAACGGTTTAGTTTTGGGTGCGGATGATTATATGACGAAACCTTTTAGCCCAAGAGAACTGGTGATGAGGGTAAAAACCATTTTAAGAAGGTCTAATGATAATGATTTGCTTGCCGAGCGAATCTCCTATAATGACGGAGAGTTAACCATTGATGCAAATTCGAAAGAAGTGTTCTTGAAGGGAACTGAAGTTAATCTGACCCCCAATGAATATAAAACTCTGTTGGTCTTTGCTAGGCATCCGAAACGGACGTTTTCAAGGAATGAGCTCGTGGAAAAAGTACTAGGCTTTGATTATGAGGGAGATACCAGGGCGATTGACCAGCATATTAAAAACCTTCGTCATAAAATTGAGAGCAACCCTAAAAACCCCCATTACATACAAACCGTTTTTGGTGTAGGTTACAAGTTTAAAGGAACTTCTTATGAAGATTAA
- a CDS encoding DUF3854 domain-containing protein translates to MSKDFRRTSAKGGPWYEFMKERCYICGHSNMCMIHEDGNRVVCCRVSSDIAWAKNSAIPGHLHFLNGKNYPKIDFSSIPDVPDNPKKVSADLDRIFQAMLNCLSVSPKHKEMLKGQERQLKEDQITARGYRSFPEKPWQAVKEIAARLGDNDFVGVPGFFVRDGQYGKYLTMKGNAGLLIPARNEYNQIVGFQYRVDQVKNFVTVLDSRHAAFMARVAEQPNKVQFLIEGEIFWEGSLEIGVPKQVHYQGKYLGEIKVSKGQKYFWFSSANEEGGTGAGNPLPVHISVPSGQLKKWRKGELKKAKTAWLGEGLLKGDIAADKLEELLDPEELSIVGTTIVSIPGVNSWRLALPVLERMGVDTVNLCFDADSANNPSVKHHLFECAKELKKRNYSANLILWNELDGKGIDDILNNFKIPTIQKLF, encoded by the coding sequence ATGTCTAAAGATTTTAGGAGAACTTCGGCAAAGGGGGGCCCTTGGTATGAATTTATGAAAGAGCGTTGCTATATCTGTGGTCATTCCAATATGTGCATGATCCATGAAGATGGCAATCGGGTGGTGTGTTGCAGAGTGTCTAGTGACATAGCTTGGGCAAAAAATAGCGCAATACCCGGTCATTTACATTTTCTTAACGGTAAAAACTATCCAAAAATTGATTTTAGTTCTATACCTGATGTACCGGACAATCCTAAAAAGGTGAGTGCAGACCTTGATCGAATATTCCAAGCGATGCTAAATTGTCTATCAGTTAGTCCTAAACATAAGGAGATGCTTAAAGGACAAGAACGCCAGCTAAAAGAAGATCAAATTACAGCAAGGGGTTATAGATCATTCCCGGAGAAGCCTTGGCAAGCTGTAAAAGAAATTGCTGCTCGTTTAGGTGATAATGATTTTGTTGGTGTTCCTGGATTTTTTGTACGAGACGGTCAATATGGAAAGTACCTTACAATGAAGGGCAATGCGGGACTTTTAATACCAGCAAGGAATGAGTATAACCAAATTGTTGGTTTTCAGTACCGTGTAGACCAGGTAAAGAACTTTGTCACAGTATTAGACTCTAGACACGCAGCCTTTATGGCCAGAGTGGCCGAGCAACCAAATAAAGTTCAATTTCTAATTGAAGGAGAGATCTTTTGGGAAGGTTCACTAGAAATAGGTGTACCGAAACAAGTCCACTATCAAGGGAAATATCTTGGTGAAATTAAGGTATCAAAAGGACAGAAATACTTTTGGTTCTCTTCAGCTAATGAAGAGGGGGGGACTGGAGCTGGTAATCCGCTCCCGGTACACATTTCCGTACCATCCGGCCAACTAAAAAAGTGGAGGAAAGGTGAATTAAAAAAAGCCAAAACTGCATGGCTTGGAGAAGGACTTTTAAAAGGAGATATTGCTGCAGATAAGTTAGAGGAGCTCTTAGATCCAGAAGAATTAAGTATTGTAGGCACAACTATTGTATCAATTCCAGGTGTAAACAGCTGGAGGTTAGCACTTCCTGTTTTAGAAAGAATGGGAGTTGATACAGTGAACCTCTGCTTTGATGCTGACTCAGCCAATAATCCCTCCGTAAAACACCATTTATTTGAGTGTGCTAAAGAACTTAAAAAACGAAATTACTCAGCAAACTTGATTCTATGGAACGAATTAGATGGAAAGGGAATAGACGACATATTAAATAACTTCAAGATCCCTACCATTCAGAAACTATTCTAG
- a CDS encoding excalibur calcium-binding domain-containing protein, giving the protein MKKLSTFLLTCGLVVGLSSGVNAEAKTSVTKVKTYENCTALNKDYKGGVARSKNVKNKGGKTHYKPYVSKALYDANKSKDRDKDHIACER; this is encoded by the coding sequence ATGAAAAAACTAAGTACCTTTCTTCTGACATGCGGATTAGTTGTTGGTCTATCTAGTGGTGTAAATGCGGAAGCTAAAACTTCTGTCACAAAAGTAAAAACGTACGAAAATTGTACCGCTCTGAACAAGGACTACAAGGGTGGCGTAGCTAGAAGCAAGAATGTAAAAAACAAAGGTGGCAAAACCCATTACAAACCTTATGTTTCAAAGGCCCTGTATGATGCCAACAAGAGCAAAGATCGCGACAAGGATCACATAGCGTGCGAACGTTAA
- a CDS encoding MATE family efflux transporter, translating to MAGNIETFSYMPGYGLEIAATTLVGQSVGAKRYKDAYQYGMFTTGIAIAFMSFIGVLLFFLSPWFATWFTTDKNAIDMVVTALRIDSFAQPALAVGLVLAGALQGAGDTKSPMYSTAIGMWVIRVLGVYILGIHLGMGIAGVWLSIAIDLYVRAIFLFFRIKLNPKTASNKTASVL from the coding sequence ATTGCAGGAAATATTGAAACGTTTTCTTATATGCCGGGATATGGTTTGGAAATAGCTGCAACTACCCTGGTAGGGCAGAGCGTTGGGGCAAAACGATATAAAGATGCTTATCAGTATGGAATGTTTACGACAGGAATTGCCATTGCATTCATGTCTTTTATTGGTGTTCTTTTATTTTTCTTATCCCCTTGGTTTGCCACTTGGTTTACTACAGATAAAAATGCAATTGATATGGTCGTTACCGCTTTAAGAATTGATTCTTTCGCTCAACCGGCATTAGCGGTTGGGTTAGTGTTGGCTGGTGCCTTACAAGGTGCAGGAGATACGAAAAGCCCAATGTATAGCACAGCAATTGGAATGTGGGTTATTCGGGTTTTAGGTGTGTATATCCTTGGAATTCATTTAGGGATGGGAATAGCAGGCGTCTGGCTTTCCATTGCCATCGATTTATATGTTCGAGCAATATTCTTATTTTTTAGAATTAAATTAAATCCAAAAACAGCTAGTAATAAAACAGCATCTGTCCTGTAA